The following coding sequences lie in one Bifidobacterium sp. ESL0690 genomic window:
- a CDS encoding UDP-N-acetylglucosamine--N-acetylmuramyl-(pentapeptide) pyrophosphoryl-undecaprenol N-acetylglucosamine transferase — translation MKHIVLAGGGTAGHVNPLLSVAAAIKREDPQAAISVVGTDVGLERNLVPQAGFELDTIAKVPFPRRPNMQALRFPGRWHQEQKKVRAILERRQADVVVGFGGYVSAPVYAVAHSMGLPIVIHEQNARAGMANKLGARWADFIGTVYEDTGLKAHGNAEIRRVGLPLRPVMAELCQKLEDDRESARKLAAAQLGIDPSRPLVVVTGGSLGAVSLNEAVSGAAAELLKVTQVIHLTGRKKSAEVSRRVRDVAGEQVLTDLDPAHAGLGDYHVAEYLERIDLAFAAADLVICRSGAGTVSELAAIGMPAVYVPLPIGNGEQRFNAQPVVDAGGGLMVANDDFSSDWVRQHVPALIADRKRLQAMGRKAYDYGIRDAAETMAGVVLNFAGRNR, via the coding sequence ATGAAACATATCGTATTGGCCGGAGGCGGTACGGCCGGGCATGTCAACCCGTTGTTGAGCGTTGCTGCAGCGATCAAGCGCGAAGATCCGCAGGCCGCCATCAGTGTGGTCGGCACCGACGTCGGGCTGGAACGTAATTTGGTGCCGCAAGCCGGTTTCGAACTTGACACCATTGCCAAGGTGCCGTTCCCACGGCGCCCCAATATGCAGGCGCTGCGTTTCCCGGGTCGCTGGCACCAGGAGCAGAAAAAGGTACGCGCGATTCTTGAACGTCGTCAGGCCGACGTAGTGGTCGGCTTCGGCGGTTACGTTTCGGCTCCCGTCTACGCTGTCGCGCATTCCATGGGGCTGCCCATCGTCATCCACGAGCAGAACGCCCGTGCCGGCATGGCCAACAAACTGGGCGCCCGTTGGGCCGATTTCATCGGTACTGTTTACGAAGACACCGGGCTCAAGGCGCATGGAAATGCCGAAATCCGGCGTGTCGGGCTTCCATTGCGGCCGGTGATGGCGGAATTGTGCCAAAAACTGGAAGATGACAGAGAGTCTGCACGCAAGCTTGCCGCCGCACAGCTTGGCATCGACCCATCGCGTCCGCTGGTGGTCGTCACCGGAGGCTCTCTGGGAGCGGTGAGCCTTAATGAAGCTGTAAGCGGTGCTGCCGCCGAGCTCTTGAAAGTCACGCAGGTGATCCATCTCACCGGACGCAAGAAAAGCGCCGAGGTGAGTCGGCGTGTGCGTGACGTTGCGGGAGAGCAGGTTCTTACCGATTTGGACCCGGCCCACGCTGGTCTTGGGGATTATCATGTCGCCGAATACTTGGAACGCATCGATCTGGCGTTTGCCGCCGCCGATTTGGTCATCTGCCGCTCCGGTGCAGGAACCGTGAGCGAACTGGCTGCCATCGGCATGCCCGCGGTCTATGTGCCCCTGCCTATCGGCAATGGCGAGCAGCGATTCAACGCGCAGCCGGTGGTCGATGCCGGAGGTGGGCTGATGGTCGCCAATGACGATTTCTCATCGGATTGGGTGCGCCAGCATGTCCCGGCGTTGATTGCCGACCGTAAGCGTTTGCAGGCCATGGGCCGCAAAGCCTACGATTACGGCATTCGCGACGCCGCCGAAACCATGGCCGGCGTGGTTTTGAATTTCGCAGGCCGAAACCGTTAA
- the ftsW gene encoding putative lipid II flippase FtsW, whose product MIYQKAKAVGVSDQPDDTGATDVLKVDDYTGIHALLNPLWCYYGFRISVIALTCFGVVMVFSASSVTMIALGLSPWKQALLQGVYCVLGFVFCVVAMRIHSESYRRFSFVFVIFSIFLQLLTMTPLGVEVNGNKGWIGIPDKFTMQPAEVMKLALCMWMPWAVASAAKHYKLEGLKAYVPMVFIFLACLGAVMLGGDLGTAMILVAIGVTAMLVGGFPTKWMIVSALVLVALVVLFVVTSPNRMLRITAAYRPCPASALQGECYQSMHAKYAMASGGFFGVGIGNSREKWNYLPEAHNDFIFAIIGEETGFVGAAAVIVLFAILGWCMFVIALQTPDKYASRVLICIAIWIVGQALVNIMVVIGLLPVMGVPLPFVSAGGSSLVMCLLAAGVATSMMRKQPQIQANIAAQRV is encoded by the coding sequence ATGATCTACCAAAAAGCCAAAGCCGTGGGCGTTTCCGACCAGCCGGACGATACTGGCGCAACCGACGTGCTCAAAGTCGATGACTATACCGGCATCCATGCTCTGCTAAACCCTCTCTGGTGCTATTACGGCTTCCGCATTTCGGTGATCGCCCTGACCTGCTTCGGCGTGGTCATGGTCTTTTCTGCTTCTTCGGTGACCATGATCGCTCTGGGTCTTTCGCCTTGGAAACAGGCGCTGTTGCAAGGCGTGTACTGTGTGCTCGGCTTTGTGTTCTGTGTCGTGGCGATGCGCATCCACTCCGAAAGCTACCGCAGATTTTCGTTCGTGTTCGTGATTTTCTCGATTTTCCTTCAGCTGCTGACCATGACGCCGCTCGGCGTTGAAGTCAACGGCAACAAAGGCTGGATCGGCATTCCCGACAAGTTCACCATGCAGCCGGCAGAGGTCATGAAACTCGCGCTGTGCATGTGGATGCCTTGGGCGGTGGCATCGGCCGCGAAACACTACAAGCTCGAAGGGCTGAAAGCCTATGTGCCCATGGTGTTCATCTTCCTGGCCTGCCTTGGTGCCGTCATGCTTGGCGGCGATCTCGGCACGGCGATGATCTTGGTGGCCATCGGCGTCACGGCGATGCTCGTCGGTGGTTTTCCGACAAAATGGATGATTGTTTCCGCCCTCGTGCTGGTGGCGCTGGTCGTGCTGTTCGTGGTCACCAGCCCGAACCGTATGCTTCGTATTACAGCAGCGTATCGTCCATGCCCGGCTTCGGCCTTGCAAGGGGAGTGTTACCAATCGATGCACGCAAAATACGCCATGGCTTCCGGTGGTTTTTTCGGCGTCGGCATTGGCAATTCGCGCGAAAAATGGAACTATCTGCCCGAAGCCCACAACGATTTCATCTTCGCCATCATCGGCGAGGAAACGGGGTTCGTCGGTGCCGCAGCCGTTATCGTCCTTTTCGCCATTCTCGGCTGGTGCATGTTCGTCATCGCCCTGCAGACCCCCGACAAATACGCCTCGCGGGTACTCATCTGCATCGCCATCTGGATTGTGGGCCAGGCGCTGGTCAACATCATGGTCGTCATCGGCCTGCTGCCCGTGATGGGCGTGCCGTTGCCGTTCGTCTCGGCTGGCGGGTCGAGCCTGGTGATGTGTCTTCTCGCGGCAGGCGTGGCTACCAGTATGATGAGGAAGCAGCCCCAGATTCAAGCCAACATTGCGGCGCAACGTGTCTGA
- the murD gene encoding UDP-N-acetylmuramoyl-L-alanine--D-glutamate ligase, with translation MDVSGKTVLVAGLGVSGRGAVEALQSRAGRVLSVDEKKPEADLHSFDDIDWDTVDIVVASPVFNPRTPFILEAQRRSIPVVSEVELAWALRVPAEHSASHEPAPWVGITGTNGKTSTTQMVSAMLTHCGMDAPAVGNIGKSVSLAAVDPKHDALCVELSSFQMHFTDSLELDCAAITNIAADHLDWHGGMANYAADKSKVFHNARRVLVFNADDARVSALADEAQTGPECRKVGFTLNAPEPGQIGVSDGWIVDASGLAGAPTGDMNALAKVTEFSHLCEPDGTVYPHLLADSITALALAMGLGADPGHCLDALRAFAPGGHRIQTVATAHLQDGGIVRFVDDSKATNAHAAHASLSSYKPKSVVWIAGGLAKGGHFEDLVANQAKTIKAAVIIGVDQQPMLDAFKASAPDIPLTVIDPNDKAGVMARAVEAAGNYAESGDVVLMAPACASMDQFVSYADRGSQFADAAHDWVQKHG, from the coding sequence TTGGATGTAAGCGGTAAAACCGTCTTGGTGGCCGGTCTCGGGGTTTCCGGGCGCGGTGCCGTTGAGGCGTTACAAAGCCGGGCAGGTCGTGTGCTGAGCGTCGACGAGAAGAAGCCGGAAGCCGACTTGCATTCCTTCGACGATATCGATTGGGATACTGTCGATATCGTGGTGGCTTCCCCGGTGTTCAACCCTCGCACGCCGTTTATTCTCGAAGCCCAGCGTCGGAGCATTCCCGTGGTCAGCGAAGTCGAACTGGCTTGGGCGCTGCGGGTTCCCGCCGAGCATTCCGCTTCACATGAACCGGCACCTTGGGTCGGTATCACCGGCACCAACGGCAAAACCTCAACCACGCAGATGGTCTCCGCCATGCTCACCCATTGCGGCATGGACGCCCCAGCCGTCGGCAATATCGGCAAGTCCGTGAGCCTGGCTGCCGTCGATCCGAAACACGACGCGCTGTGCGTGGAACTGAGCAGTTTCCAGATGCATTTCACCGATTCCCTTGAACTTGATTGCGCGGCCATCACCAATATCGCCGCCGACCACCTCGACTGGCACGGTGGCATGGCCAACTATGCAGCCGACAAATCCAAAGTCTTCCATAATGCTCGACGCGTGCTGGTATTCAACGCCGACGATGCACGGGTTTCGGCTTTGGCCGACGAAGCCCAAACCGGCCCGGAATGCCGCAAGGTTGGCTTCACACTCAACGCCCCCGAACCCGGGCAGATTGGCGTATCCGACGGCTGGATCGTCGACGCCAGCGGCTTGGCCGGAGCTCCGACCGGCGATATGAATGCGCTGGCCAAAGTGACCGAATTCTCGCATCTGTGCGAGCCGGACGGGACGGTTTACCCGCATTTGCTGGCCGACTCCATCACCGCACTTGCTCTGGCGATGGGCTTGGGTGCCGACCCGGGCCATTGCCTCGACGCGCTGCGCGCCTTCGCACCCGGCGGCCATCGTATCCAGACCGTCGCCACCGCACACCTGCAGGACGGCGGCATCGTGCGTTTCGTCGACGATTCCAAGGCGACCAATGCCCACGCCGCCCACGCCTCGCTTTCCAGCTACAAGCCCAAATCCGTGGTCTGGATTGCCGGAGGGCTCGCCAAAGGCGGTCATTTCGAAGATCTCGTCGCCAATCAGGCCAAAACCATCAAGGCTGCGGTCATCATCGGCGTCGACCAGCAGCCGATGCTCGACGCATTCAAAGCCAGCGCCCCGGATATCCCGCTTACAGTGATCGATCCAAACGACAAAGCCGGCGTCATGGCCCGGGCCGTAGAGGCTGCCGGCAACTATGCCGAAAGCGGTGACGTGGTGCTGATGGCGCCGGCCTGCGCTTCGATGGACCAATTCGTCTCCTATGCCGACCGCGGTTCGCAATTCGCCGATGCCGCCCATGACTGGGTGCAAAAGCATGGCTAG
- the mraY gene encoding phospho-N-acetylmuramoyl-pentapeptide-transferase: MISLIIGIVVSLVVTMVGTPLMIRVVHRLHYGQYIRQDGPQSHLLKRGTATMGGVVIILAVLLGWGASAVYRGLTGGQAVSWSAVLVLFAMVSMGSLGFIDDFAKVRKKQNTGLSVGGKFFGQFVFATIYAVLALLIPTKSGFPSAQAGMSFIEHPFFSFEFAGKAVAIVVFVIWVNFLMIAWTNAVNLTDGLDGLATGSSMISLAGYTLIAFWESYHVKGGPKVGYSYAVSDPLDLTIIAACAAVACFGFLWYNSNPATIFMGDTGSLALGGLFAALSIATHTEFLAVIIGGLYVIEAMSDVIQVGCFKLTHKRVFKMAPIHHHFELMGWSEQKVVVRFWMIEFMFVLIGLMIFYTDWASHTGLLL, translated from the coding sequence TTGATTTCCCTCATCATCGGCATCGTGGTCTCGCTTGTGGTCACGATGGTTGGCACACCGCTCATGATCAGAGTGGTGCATCGGCTGCACTATGGCCAGTACATCCGTCAGGACGGCCCGCAATCGCATCTCTTGAAGCGTGGCACGGCTACCATGGGCGGCGTCGTCATTATTCTCGCCGTACTGCTCGGCTGGGGTGCTTCAGCGGTGTACCGCGGGTTGACCGGTGGCCAGGCCGTTTCGTGGTCGGCCGTATTGGTGCTTTTCGCGATGGTCTCGATGGGCAGCCTCGGATTCATCGACGATTTCGCCAAAGTGCGCAAGAAGCAGAACACCGGGTTGAGCGTCGGCGGCAAGTTCTTCGGCCAGTTCGTTTTCGCCACCATCTACGCCGTGCTGGCTTTGCTGATTCCCACCAAGTCGGGATTTCCCTCGGCCCAGGCGGGCATGAGCTTCATCGAGCATCCTTTCTTCAGCTTTGAATTCGCAGGCAAGGCCGTCGCCATCGTCGTCTTCGTCATCTGGGTCAATTTCCTGATGATCGCGTGGACCAATGCCGTCAACCTGACCGACGGGCTTGACGGGCTTGCCACCGGTTCCTCGATGATTTCCCTGGCCGGCTACACCCTCATCGCGTTCTGGGAGAGCTACCACGTCAAGGGTGGCCCGAAGGTAGGCTATTCCTACGCCGTTTCTGATCCGCTTGACCTGACGATTATCGCCGCCTGTGCCGCCGTCGCCTGCTTCGGTTTCCTCTGGTACAACTCCAACCCGGCCACCATCTTCATGGGCGACACGGGTTCGCTGGCTCTGGGCGGGCTTTTCGCCGCGCTTTCCATCGCCACGCATACCGAATTCCTCGCCGTCATCATCGGCGGCCTCTACGTCATCGAAGCGATGAGCGATGTCATCCAGGTCGGCTGCTTCAAGCTCACCCATAAGCGCGTTTTCAAGATGGCGCCAATCCATCATCACTTTGAGTTGATGGGCTGGAGCGAGCAAAAGGTCGTCGTCCGCTTCTGGATGATCGAATTCATGTTCGTGCTGATCGGCCTCATGATTTTCTATACGGATTGGGCCTCGCATACCGGTCTGTTGCTTTAG
- the murF gene encoding UDP-N-acetylmuramoyl-tripeptide--D-alanyl-D-alanine ligase produces the protein MMPMTIGEIAEAVNGRIVLGSGRKMPEGAVATSTFSDSRQIKPGSVFVAIKGERVDGHDFVASVGAKGAVAALVDHAVDGAGDIAQIVVSDTIVALGLLAHHNIVRRRQLDSAFSVIGITGSVGKTTTKDLLRSLLASLGETVAPVGSFNNDIGLPLTALKVGEGTRFFVAEMGANHVGEIANLTRIVPPDLAVVLKVGVAHLGEFGSVERIAQAKSEIVQGLVPGGIAVLNADDEHVAAMTKFAPGKVLWFGLDGSAKPDVARMSATDVTVDALDRPSFTMVAPNGSRVSVYLGIGGAHNVMNALAAATVADYFGMPLTDIASGLGEVKHISPHRMAVSTVSLPDADFTLIDDSFNANPDSMRAGLDGLARWEAAENPANNSLDKSQPADNAAAKTSKPYRIAVLGAMLELGGDELKLHRQIGAYAASLGIDEIIAVGNEADKHFDRLAEALAQGAKQEEGNASEGVAESQTRTPVVVQWVHSSVQAERLVAEAARRHENTVVLLKGSHISGLSTLAERWAHAQKQERKEVEPKH, from the coding sequence ATGATGCCGATGACGATTGGGGAAATCGCCGAAGCCGTGAATGGCCGTATCGTTTTAGGCTCCGGACGCAAAATGCCGGAGGGGGCCGTGGCCACTTCCACATTCAGCGATTCGCGGCAGATCAAGCCGGGGTCGGTTTTCGTGGCCATCAAGGGCGAACGCGTGGACGGGCATGATTTCGTTGCTTCCGTTGGAGCAAAAGGTGCGGTGGCCGCGTTGGTCGACCACGCTGTGGACGGGGCCGGCGATATCGCCCAAATCGTGGTTTCCGACACGATAGTGGCTTTGGGGCTTTTGGCACACCATAATATTGTGCGTCGGCGTCAGCTTGATTCGGCCTTTTCCGTCATTGGCATCACCGGTTCGGTCGGCAAGACCACCACCAAGGACCTGCTGCGTTCGCTGCTGGCCTCGCTTGGCGAGACGGTCGCCCCCGTTGGTTCATTCAACAACGACATCGGCCTGCCGCTGACCGCGCTGAAAGTGGGCGAAGGCACCCGCTTTTTCGTGGCTGAAATGGGAGCCAACCATGTCGGCGAAATTGCCAATCTGACCCGTATCGTGCCTCCCGACCTGGCCGTCGTGCTCAAAGTCGGTGTCGCCCATCTGGGAGAATTCGGTTCCGTCGAGCGCATCGCGCAGGCCAAAAGCGAGATCGTGCAGGGCTTGGTGCCGGGCGGTATCGCCGTGCTCAATGCCGACGACGAACACGTGGCGGCCATGACGAAATTCGCACCGGGCAAGGTGCTCTGGTTTGGACTTGATGGCAGTGCAAAGCCTGACGTCGCACGGATGAGTGCCACCGATGTCACTGTCGATGCGCTGGACCGCCCGAGCTTCACTATGGTAGCCCCGAACGGTTCTCGCGTCTCGGTGTATCTCGGTATCGGCGGGGCTCACAACGTCATGAATGCACTTGCCGCAGCGACAGTCGCCGATTATTTTGGCATGCCCTTGACCGATATCGCCTCCGGACTCGGCGAGGTGAAGCATATCAGCCCACATCGCATGGCCGTTTCCACCGTTTCACTTCCAGACGCCGATTTCACACTTATCGATGATTCCTTCAACGCGAATCCCGATTCCATGCGGGCGGGGCTCGACGGCTTGGCTCGTTGGGAGGCTGCGGAAAACCCTGCTAATAATTCTTTAGACAAATCTCAACCTGCAGATAACGCCGCTGCAAAGACCTCAAAACCCTACCGTATCGCTGTTCTGGGTGCGATGCTCGAGCTGGGAGGCGACGAACTGAAACTGCACCGGCAGATCGGTGCCTATGCCGCATCCCTCGGTATCGACGAGATCATCGCCGTAGGCAACGAAGCCGACAAGCATTTCGACCGGCTCGCCGAAGCCTTGGCACAGGGTGCGAAGCAGGAAGAGGGAAACGCGAGCGAGGGCGTGGCGGAGAGCCAAACGCGTACCCCCGTCGTGGTGCAATGGGTACATAGTTCAGTTCAGGCCGAGCGGTTGGTCGCCGAGGCCGCCCGCCGGCATGAAAATACCGTCGTGCTGCTCAAAGGTTCGCATATTTCCGGGCTTTCCACCTTGGCCGAACGTTGGGCGCACGCGCAAAAGCAGGAACGTAAAGAAGTGGAGCCGAAACATTGA
- a CDS encoding UDP-N-acetylmuramyl peptide synthase translates to MSVVSESISRRVTLGYIASHYGFDLEPRFADGVTVTSIADTPDSVRPGALYVLKADGDPSLLAVAVARGAYAVLVPPSLSALAQAAGVPALLATPDPETMGALASDIAGTPANTMAVFVVCGDDDEEIQADVVRLADFLHMLGNPVGIVSRAGSSSLERELQMTYPLGILDVQHTLSVCSEDGAAAMVISADSETLRSGALEGVNVDVLGSIDNLDKAESADMLKSARQRYGFSIDERKRLVTCSDESSWLVGQTAASGSLQGQRRLSLAIAMALDAGVRRSNIRNALRVSKELR, encoded by the coding sequence ATGAGCGTGGTAAGCGAATCGATTTCGCGGCGTGTGACCTTGGGCTATATCGCCAGTCACTACGGTTTTGATCTGGAGCCCAGGTTCGCTGACGGGGTTACGGTCACCTCGATTGCCGATACCCCGGATTCCGTGCGCCCCGGCGCCCTTTACGTTTTGAAAGCCGATGGCGATCCTTCGCTGCTTGCCGTGGCCGTGGCGCGTGGCGCATACGCGGTGTTGGTGCCACCGTCCCTTTCTGCGCTCGCTCAAGCTGCGGGGGTTCCGGCTTTGCTGGCAACTCCCGACCCTGAGACGATGGGCGCTTTGGCCTCAGATATCGCCGGAACGCCGGCCAATACCATGGCGGTATTCGTGGTCTGCGGCGATGATGACGAGGAGATTCAGGCCGATGTGGTGCGTCTGGCCGATTTCCTGCATATGCTCGGCAACCCGGTGGGCATCGTGAGCCGTGCGGGTTCCAGCTCGCTGGAACGCGAACTTCAGATGACTTATCCTTTGGGAATCCTCGACGTTCAGCACACGCTTTCCGTCTGTTCCGAGGATGGGGCGGCGGCGATGGTGATTTCCGCTGACAGCGAGACTTTGCGCTCCGGCGCGCTCGAAGGCGTCAACGTCGATGTATTGGGCTCCATCGATAACCTTGACAAGGCGGAATCGGCGGATATGCTCAAATCGGCACGGCAACGTTACGGGTTCTCGATCGACGAACGCAAGCGCTTGGTCACCTGTTCCGATGAATCCAGCTGGCTGGTCGGTCAGACCGCGGCTTCAGGCAGTCTGCAGGGGCAGAGAAGGCTTTCGTTGGCGATCGCGATGGCGTTGGACGCCGGGGTGCGCCGCAGCAATATCCGCAACGCCCTGCGCGTCTCGAAGGAATTGCGATGA
- a CDS encoding penicillin-binding protein 2 — protein sequence MRSPVSTTKSKQFLSRCAVIATVLALVFVVCFGQLANLQLLNGREMAEAATAGRTLKVPVHGMRGKILDSNGAVLAQSVERYTIIGDPKAAQEYDPICSTQITDNCTQTKKQGGKTLGVVGAARVARMAAPILGMDAMELGGKLAGPGRYVVLKKDVEPAAKRKLDKLGLGGIVYGELSQNRVYSDGTLMGAFLGGVNDKADGVSGMEQVQNTALAGADGYKIYQQGNNGVEIPGTLTDSKAARNGSDVKLTIDSDVDWYLKKVLTEGKAQYKADWAIACVEDIRTHQIIALDDSDEIQAGSDQAKLSVSRAVSETFEPGSIGKTFSMAGLMQHGIHQMTDHFQVPDRLDKNGQIFTDVSPHPLSNWTLAGILQQSSNVGMVMSSNDYKDQDRYDMLTKFGIGQPSGLNLPGESRGTLTNPNAWDKRTRDTILFGQGYAINVVQLTNAIAAIGDGGIYRKPTIIDSTIDADGHVTKQPMDEGTRIMDANVNAQLMNAMESSGEEYAKTTGVAGYRVAGKSGTAQVAGPSGKLDSIISDFTGILPADNPRFVLTVVMRNPQGVYGGLTSGALFRQIGEFLMQKYEVPASQPRNNAIPVTW from the coding sequence ATGCGTTCACCCGTTAGCACAACCAAAAGCAAGCAGTTTCTGTCGCGTTGCGCCGTGATCGCCACGGTGCTCGCACTCGTGTTCGTGGTCTGCTTCGGCCAATTGGCCAACCTTCAGCTGCTCAACGGCCGCGAGATGGCCGAGGCCGCCACCGCGGGGCGCACCCTCAAAGTGCCCGTCCACGGCATGCGCGGCAAAATACTTGACAGCAACGGAGCCGTTCTCGCACAAAGCGTGGAGCGCTATACGATCATCGGCGACCCGAAGGCCGCGCAGGAATACGATCCGATCTGCAGCACACAGATCACCGACAACTGCACGCAGACCAAGAAGCAAGGCGGCAAGACACTCGGCGTGGTTGGCGCCGCTCGTGTGGCCAGGATGGCCGCGCCGATACTTGGCATGGACGCCATGGAGCTCGGAGGCAAACTCGCCGGTCCCGGTCGTTACGTGGTCTTGAAAAAGGACGTGGAGCCTGCGGCCAAACGCAAGCTCGATAAACTCGGCTTAGGCGGCATTGTCTATGGAGAGCTTTCGCAGAACCGCGTCTATTCCGACGGTACGCTGATGGGCGCCTTCCTCGGTGGCGTCAACGACAAGGCCGACGGCGTTTCGGGCATGGAGCAGGTCCAGAACACGGCGCTCGCGGGTGCCGACGGCTACAAGATTTACCAGCAGGGCAACAACGGCGTCGAAATTCCCGGTACGTTGACCGATTCGAAGGCCGCGCGCAACGGCAGCGATGTCAAATTGACCATCGATTCGGACGTCGATTGGTACCTCAAGAAAGTGCTGACCGAAGGCAAGGCCCAATACAAGGCGGACTGGGCGATAGCCTGCGTGGAGGATATACGTACCCACCAGATCATCGCGCTTGACGATTCCGACGAAATTCAGGCCGGCAGCGACCAAGCCAAATTGAGCGTTTCCCGCGCGGTCTCGGAGACCTTCGAGCCCGGTTCCATCGGCAAGACCTTCTCGATGGCGGGACTGATGCAGCATGGCATCCACCAGATGACGGATCATTTCCAGGTTCCCGACAGGCTCGACAAAAACGGCCAGATTTTCACCGATGTCTCCCCGCATCCGCTTTCCAATTGGACACTGGCCGGCATCCTCCAGCAGTCCTCCAACGTCGGCATGGTCATGTCTTCCAACGATTACAAGGACCAGGACCGTTACGACATGCTCACCAAATTCGGCATCGGCCAGCCCAGTGGGCTGAACCTGCCAGGCGAGTCGCGAGGCACGCTGACCAATCCCAACGCATGGGACAAGCGCACCCGCGACACCATATTGTTCGGCCAGGGTTATGCCATCAACGTGGTGCAATTGACCAACGCGATTGCCGCCATCGGCGACGGCGGTATCTACCGTAAGCCCACCATCATCGATTCCACGATCGACGCCGACGGCCACGTTACCAAGCAGCCGATGGACGAGGGCACGCGCATCATGGACGCCAACGTCAACGCGCAGCTGATGAACGCGATGGAGTCTTCGGGCGAGGAATACGCGAAGACGACCGGCGTGGCTGGTTACCGGGTCGCCGGTAAGTCCGGAACTGCGCAGGTGGCCGGCCCCAGCGGCAAGCTCGACAGCATCATCAGTGATTTCACAGGCATCCTCCCCGCCGACAACCCGCGTTTCGTGCTCACTGTGGTGATGCGCAACCCGCAGGGCGTCTACGGCGGCCTCACTAGCGGCGCGTTGTTCAGGCAAATCGGTGAATTCCTTATGCAGAAGTATGAAGTCCCCGCCTCGCAGCCGCGTAACAATGCTATTCCTGTGACATGGTGA
- the rsmH gene encoding 16S rRNA (cytosine(1402)-N(4))-methyltransferase RsmH encodes MADLTNIHTPVLLDECVRLVTPALEHPGAVAVDCTLGLAGHATAFLKAAPRARLIGIDRDEEALSMATQRMKEEGLDARFTPVHAAFDEFDDVLETLGLRRVDAAFMDLGLSSLQIDETDRGFSYSHDAPLDMRMDTSQSFDAAQILAEYSEAELVRIFREYGQERFSKPIARAVVREREKEPLKTSRQLDQLVDQVVPKFHRGKGNPAKRVFQALRIEVNGELDKLKCTLPQIANRLALSGRLVVESYHSLEDRTVKTFMAQGLNVDAPADLPVIPADAQPFFKELTRGAIKADEAEIEHNPRSAPVRLRGVELSRELPERWRHRFAQDAKGNPGHSPDRRGEFSHDKRNYQEKRNHQDNQKKRRG; translated from the coding sequence ATGGCGGATCTGACGAATATTCATACCCCGGTTCTCTTGGATGAGTGTGTCCGGTTGGTCACCCCTGCGCTTGAACATCCAGGTGCCGTTGCGGTCGATTGCACCCTCGGCCTGGCCGGTCACGCGACGGCGTTTTTGAAAGCCGCCCCGCGGGCCCGCCTCATCGGTATCGATCGTGACGAGGAAGCGCTTTCCATGGCCACGCAACGTATGAAGGAAGAAGGGCTCGACGCCCGGTTCACCCCGGTTCACGCCGCGTTCGACGAATTTGACGATGTGCTTGAAACTCTCGGATTGAGACGCGTCGATGCCGCCTTCATGGATCTGGGGCTTTCCAGCCTGCAGATCGACGAGACCGACCGTGGGTTCTCCTATTCCCATGATGCCCCGCTCGACATGCGTATGGATACCAGCCAAAGTTTCGACGCCGCTCAGATTCTTGCGGAATACAGCGAGGCCGAACTCGTCCGGATTTTCCGCGAGTACGGTCAGGAGCGCTTCTCCAAGCCGATCGCCCGGGCGGTCGTCCGCGAGCGCGAAAAGGAACCGCTCAAGACCTCCCGCCAGCTGGATCAATTGGTCGATCAAGTGGTGCCGAAATTCCACCGTGGAAAAGGCAACCCCGCCAAGCGCGTTTTCCAGGCCTTGCGCATCGAAGTCAACGGCGAACTTGACAAGCTCAAATGCACGCTGCCGCAGATTGCCAACCGGCTCGCCCTTTCCGGCAGACTGGTCGTCGAATCCTATCATTCGCTCGAAGACCGCACGGTCAAGACGTTCATGGCCCAAGGCCTTAACGTCGACGCGCCGGCCGACCTGCCGGTAATCCCGGCAGATGCGCAGCCGTTCTTCAAGGAACTGACCCGTGGCGCGATCAAGGCCGATGAAGCCGAAATCGAGCACAATCCGCGTTCGGCCCCCGTCAGATTGCGTGGCGTTGAGCTTTCGCGAGAGCTTCCGGAGCGTTGGCGCCATCGATTTGCTCAGGATGCCAAAGGAAACCCTGGGCATAGTCCCGATAGGCGCGGCGAATTTTCGCATGACAAACGTAACTATCAAGAAAAACGCAACCATCAAGACAACCAGAAGAAAAGGAGGGGATGA